A genomic window from Bradyrhizobium lupini includes:
- a CDS encoding shikimate kinase, whose product MPDAALPIQASPEADILSALGTRSIVLVGMMGVGKSTIGRRMALRLKLPFVDADTEIEAAAGMTIPEIFERHGEPHFRDGEARVIARLLDGGPIVLATGGGAFMREETRTRIAAKAISIWLKADHDVIMRRVRRRADRPLLQTADPEGTVTRLLTEREPVYGHADLTIASRDVPHDKIVEETIETLRAHLCGERASPPPADVASAAR is encoded by the coding sequence ATGCCCGACGCCGCGTTGCCGATCCAAGCCTCGCCCGAGGCCGACATCCTGTCGGCGCTGGGGACGCGCTCGATCGTGCTCGTCGGCATGATGGGGGTGGGCAAATCCACCATCGGCCGCCGCATGGCTCTCCGGCTCAAGCTGCCCTTCGTCGATGCCGACACCGAGATCGAGGCGGCGGCCGGCATGACCATACCGGAAATCTTCGAGCGCCATGGCGAGCCGCATTTCCGCGACGGCGAGGCCCGCGTGATCGCGCGTCTGCTCGACGGCGGTCCCATCGTGCTGGCGACCGGCGGCGGCGCCTTCATGCGCGAGGAGACGCGGACCCGGATCGCGGCGAAGGCGATATCGATCTGGCTCAAGGCCGATCATGATGTCATCATGCGCCGCGTGCGCCGGCGCGCCGACCGTCCGCTGCTCCAGACCGCCGATCCCGAAGGAACCGTGACGCGCCTGCTCACCGAGCGCGAGCCGGTCTACGGCCATGCCGACCTCACCATCGCCTCGCGCGACGTGCCGCACGACAAGATCGTTGAGGAGACCATCGAGACGCTGCGCGCGCATCTTTGCGGCGAACGGGCGTCCCCGCCACCAGCCGACGTCGCGAGTGCCGCACGATGA